GTAGCTAAAAATGCACCAAGAGCGATCGCCGAGGCAGTTAATGAACTATTAGATGAAATTGAGGCGCACAATCAATTTCGAGCAGAAGATATAGTTTGCGTCTTTTTTACTACCACTGCCGATCTTGACACTATGTTTCCTGCTGCTGCTGCCAGGAAACGTCCTGGTTGGGATCATGTTCCTCTAATAGATCTAGATCAAATGAAAGTGAAAGGCAGCTTAGAATATTGCATCAGGATTTTAATTCAAGTCAATACTCCTCATGCTCAATCGGCAATGGTACATTGTTATTTGCGACAGGCGCAAAATTTACGTCCAGACTTAGATCTTCAAATCTATAGCTGATAATTTATTTATTTAAAGTAGATTAAATTAGTCTCATTCCCATATTAGAAGGTATAAATCCAGGATCGAAAAAAGTTTCAGAATTGTAGGATGCACCTTTAAAATTAGCACCTTGAAGTTTGGCATTACGTAGATCCGCCCCTTGAAAGCAGACGTTAACAAAA
This DNA window, taken from Pleurocapsa sp. FMAR1, encodes the following:
- the aroH gene encoding chorismate mutase — its product is MEWKVRGIRGATTVAKNAPRAIAEAVNELLDEIEAHNQFRAEDIVCVFFTTTADLDTMFPAAAARKRPGWDHVPLIDLDQMKVKGSLEYCIRILIQVNTPHAQSAMVHCYLRQAQNLRPDLDLQIYS